In Haliotis asinina isolate JCU_RB_2024 chromosome 11, JCU_Hal_asi_v2, whole genome shotgun sequence, the genomic stretch CCTTTCTCCcattttaaaactagtaattagatctaaaacatcTTAACTATAcatccccatggttcctagagtggtgatctactttcagttgttggcgatctatagccaggttttatattgtactgtccaataGTGCTATGACTTTTAACTTACCATGCTAGTTCTAAATAACCGTGattttctagttgttttacggtccttcgtcgacaggtttttcatAACATGCAGTTATTCATGCATGTTTTATGTcaagtatgttctcgtcacgatattcccgatgtcacgttaaatattaactcactcactcctaaccAATGTGAATTGACTGTATTCATATCTAGAATATACAAATAGGTTATATATGAACTAAAGTAAAATCACCAAGCTAGTGACCATGGGGACGACCCGTTGATGCCTGTATGGACCCTTACTTCACCCCTTCAGTCATCGCCGATTGCAAGCAAGTTTAGCTGAaattaataataacaaaaatactacgagtTGTTCTACCATGTTTAATAAAATTCCACTATATATTTATGGAGCGTATTGTACAAAATGTATATAATAAttccatttctttaaaaaaaagtattaaatgataatttatgtCTCAAAACGCCCCTAATTGTTTTGACGctgattaaaaaaataatatgatCACAAAAGTAAAGATATCCTAAGCAATTCAGACCATCTTgtgttacatgtatattataaatatttacaaagagGCAGTAAATGAAGTAAGAATTATTCCAGTGTTTAAACTTCGATACCAGTTTGTGTCAAACAAAAAAACGTAAATGAATCACAGACTCTTTGTATTGTCAATTTCAGACAAGGGTGAAAGATTTATGTACTTAATTCGACCTCGTTTGGCAGCAAATCAATCAGGTAAATTATCAGGTAAATTCCTCAAAGGTTAGGGATATCAATTGACTGACCATCTCTACATATTGATTGGCATTGTGGCTTTAGACGCCACTTAAGTGAGATTATCTACTTTGTGGCACCCAGTGATGGACATCCAGGTCTCCAGTGTTTTGTGGCTCTTGTATTTGCAGCGTTTAGTGTTCATAGCTCACTGCCCATTCGGTGGACACCTCCAGACTTGGCGTCAATAGACGACCTGTTTGTACACCAGATGGTGGTCTCCAGACACTGGTGTCGAGCTGTTGATCCACTGGTAACATTTATACCATCTGCGTCCATAGCGTACGTCTTGTCACTTTCTTGACAGTCGTAGTTGCTCACACCCCAGTAGAGCCTCTGTTGGCACTCCGACATGACGCAGAGGTATATGAGTGATGTTTTCAAACTGCTTCCAAAATTATTGTTTATTCTTATGGCTGCATTTTCAACGTTCCGCTGTAAGCAATGTAAACCTACCATGACTGACGGAGTTGCTGCTGTCATTATCAGAAACATTGGCATCAAGCTGTGTCTGTTGAAATGTGCGGAAAATGGTCTATGTTCAAGTATTCAGTACAATACTGGCACTTTGACCTGCCGTTTATCAAGAGTTGAATCAAGGAAGACCAGGACGAAGGGAGGGTACGTCAATCTTGCGAAGAATCATTCAGATGTAAGTAAGTGTCACCGTTTAAATACGAAAACTAATCATTATCAAGTGTTGATGAATCTCACATATAGATTGTATCAGGAATTCTCGAAGAGGATCATTTTTCGACGacgtcgcattggccatacgcgatatGCTCACGGATACCTGTTAAAAAGTGAGGattctccgttttgtatcccttgaaAAGGATACATGATTGAATGTGTAACCTTCAAAAGATCTTTCTTATAATGTCAATCGTCATTGAATAATTGAAGTTTTATAGCAATTactacataaattttgaatatgttttgtacatagataacGTGTATTTTAAGCATGGTAGTATAAATTAGTAACTActatcgttagtggctgtacctcaAAGGGGGTCGAAGTAAcgtaaaatcattgtcctcctgagagggtacggaaGTCCCCACAAATTTCAAAGTCAGTGTTGCTCAATGTAagaatgtaagtccccatggaccctcaaatggtgatctaccctcagtctTTGGTGATgcatagcccgtgttttatcttgTTTTGTCCTGAAGGTGTTTTCAGTTTTACCGGTCCACACtcgttttaattgtaactgtgattttctagttgttttactgtcctttgacgacaggttttattAATATACATATGttccatttcaatttcaaatctgttctcgtcgcgatatggctgaaatattgcctatgtgacgttaagtattaactcactcactcttcgttCACGAGAGCGTAACCGTCGAAACTGGAAAATGCGTCGTACAAAGGGTCAATCTACGATACTTGCAATCTATGAcctgtttttataatgtattgtccgaatagtgatattagttctAACGtttcacactagttttaattccatttgtgatattctagttgttttagtgTCCTTTGTTGGTGTTTAtagtagaaatatatttcatttaaatattaaatgttctctTCACGAAATGggtgagatattgccgatgtgacgttaaatattaactcactcactcactatgatacTTAATATGCTTTACATACtgaacacaaacaagtacaacgTCTCAGTGAAACTCGCTGACACTGACCAGAGATCTGAAAGGAGAAATACCAGCAGGAAGGAAAGACAATTAGTGCGCACGAGACATGTCCAGTTTCAGGTTGAATAATCTATCCCTCAGTCTACATTCTGCATGtatattcacaaaacatcagGCTACGCCAAAgattattaatatgtttgaggaaacaaatatggtaacaATATGTGAGTTTATGAGTCATTCTCAAGATCCGTGCATTTCTCACGTAGGCAAAATTTGTTACTTTTATTATCTTGCATTACTTTGAAATGTCATTGATTACATCCATTGTATTCTGTATGTGCAAAGCATTGATTATGCAACCTTCacgacattttgtttttcatatatTAACCTTTTTATaagatatttcatgaaattgcGTCACTGCCATTATGAAATTTGTAACCTCGTTTTGAACACAAAAATCGAAGATACCATTCTTTTAttctacatatgtatatattaaaaTATCTAGCTTTGTAACATGTCAAAATTTAATTATGAGTTTtcacattttatattttttgctCAAAAAGGCGCTAACGAGccaaaatattcatttcatttctgatttgCTAGTGTGAAGTAATATGTGGCAAATCATCTAACTGAGAATGTTATTTACATTATGCTTACTTGAAACTCTACTACGTAACATAATTCaataagtgagttaatatttgacgttttttaatgttttaagtgatcagtacatagtCTTATATAACGACCAATCAGCCCGTcttgatacaggtggatcatcaccagggctGATTGatttgagaatggtggggacgtgatcactcccacacaggtcatcatggaccatccATTCGAATCCATTACATAATGGTTAAATCACAGagtgataaatccagggaagaatatgttcccgtaacAGGGTGTAAATACAGATTATTATCTGATGTGAATTCCTTTAGGATTTTACCTCCATTGTTAGTATGAATACTTCCCGCAAGCGGATTGTGACCATtcagatcgcccatgatgatacatggcttCGGAAGCTGGTCATACAGATTCTGTAGATCCGAGAAACAGATATCAGAAGATGGAGGTATATATAAGCTACACAGAGTCAATGCAATATGTAGGGTCAGTCGAACAGCTACAGTTTGAACATTGGTATTAAGAgggacagggctatgaattataCCAAAATAGATACACCTCCAGTTGCtttatctcctggaggaggAAAAGACTGATAATCACTATAATGTCGTAGATTGAACTTTTCTGTATTTTTCATGTATGTCTCTTcaagacataatgctgacggtttaaaatccTGTATCAACAAGTGGGTCTCATTGAAGTTATTCTTCAATCCTCTGccattccactgaattatattGGGTCATGGTGCCTCCCTCAATGGGTGAACGTTTTCGTGAATGGGAGAAGTAACTACACCTCTGCCTCTCCTGCGGGGACACAGTGATCTCCATATCGAGAGGtccaaatgaattttgaagAGGAACCTGTGAAAGAGTGTCGGAGTGTCTGTCCGAGATCCAGACGTCGACAGAGTAACTGGGGCAGTACGTTTTGGGGGTGACTAAGTTGTTGACAAAACAGGTTTTTCAGACTTGACCTAtgtcaagtcagtctgacagAAACGGATGAAGCTATCACAGATCGAGAAAATGCAGCAGAGTAGCTTTCAGTCAGTTGAGGTGTCGCCTGAATTCTTCACAATTTCTTCGCCTCAAAGAACGACATTTTTTCGTCATAATTTGGGATTCCATTTGCCACACTGGACAAGACTTTGGTGATGCAGCATGTTTACCATCACAGTTGCAACATCTGAAATCCTCCTGACTGTCAGTTGTCACCAAAACGATGACATATTGCAAAGTTGCGACAACAGTTGGAGCCATACCCAAATtattgacatttgtaacatcgaagtggaaTGGGGACATATACCTCCACCCCGATGTTGAAACAGCCTGCCTTTATCGAGTAAATGTCatcagatatgtatttgtattgATAACTGGACCATCTTTCCTTATCGTGAAACGTTTCATTGATTTTACCATCTGATCCTTTAACTCTGCAGCAATTTCTTCTTCAGACATGTCGGACAAGCAGCGAGCCCTGTCACGAACAAAGCCTCGACAAGAGTTAAGTgttctgtgcacagacacagcaacccCAATATTAGCAAATGTTTCATTGATAGCAAATtgagagattgctgtctccgtgcacactccACAAGAAGTGAACCACTGCGGAGGCGGGTGACGTTGTTTACTTCACTGCAAATGCCAGAAATGGCCTTTGAAATGGCAAACGGATTTAATTTTATAGGAAGGAAATTAGTAGCCCTAGTgactagaaatcgtggccaggaATCACAGTCAGAATGTTGTCCAGCTGAGGGATCCAGATCCTCAAAACGTGTTTTCTTGTCACAATGAGTTGAACCAGAATGTGATAACGCCATGGCGAAAGTAAATGATTCAGCACCTCTGTGtaaccagccgattgatagaatcgggcaaATTCTATCacctgtctaggtgaagtcagggccaataCAATATGAACACCGACTataaatcgccaacaacagaagggaGATCACCAGACTGGGGACACTGGAGCTGTGACTCattaaaaaatgttaaattGAATAGGAAAATagtttgtgggtttttttcccaATTTGTCTACCTCAAAGTGTAGAATAAACTGTGATAAAGTAGTTACCATAAAAAGTATTGATTTTAACTGAAGTTAACTGATTTTGACAACATAAACGTGCAAGAATTTTGAGAATGACTCACataaaaacataacataaaatgaGACTTCTTTCTCCTGTTTGCAGGTACCGACTAGTTACAGGTCATCCAAGCCGTGTACTGTTGGGCAAAGACGTTTGAAGACTCGATCTGGAAAGTCTGTCTGTGTGAATGGTAATTTCCGGTACTTTTCGCTTGTCTCTCATGCACTCTCTAGACTGGGTTGGACGGTATATACCTAACTCGCTGTCGTGATTGTCAGTGTTATAGCATATGTCATGCCAATGCTCACAAGAAACGATGCTTGGTTTTAACCTTACACTTGAGGCCAGTGAAACCTACTTTACCGTACATTTGTGGTCAGAGCTAAAAGCAGGGGGCTGCACGTTCACTTTGCACATGCAAAGAAATATTCTGAACCGGAAGttcaaactgatcttcagaccAACGCTAAGTATACGGAACAACAAACTTATCGTACACCTGAGACGAACGCTACCTTTTGTCACTACAGCTGCACTCCATCTACAATCCACGCCACGTGTAGTCTGGTGATCAttcttcagttgctggcgatctatagcctgttttttatattgtattgtccaaatagtgatgttagttttaactttccactctagttttaaatctaattgtgatagtctagttttttactgtcctttgttgacagtttttataatattcatatatttcatttcagtgttaaatgtcatgatatggctgaaatattgccgatgtgacgttaaatattaactcactgactcatcaCTTCTTATGTAGTTCAGCACTGTATACTATTGTTCCAAACTGTACAATGGATCCAAAGAAAAAAATACTGTTATATCCAATAGCGGACTTTCGTCATGTTCACAGAACAAATTATGGAACGAATAATGCCATTAATTTGATTTGGACTAAATGGATTACTTAAATGAAGAAATCATTAATCCTCTGATACTCGTCCAGGGCTGTCGTTTAAGAACTGAAGCAAATATGATGTGAAGTGCACtgataaaatgtgtaacagGTTGGATTAACGGGATGCAACATTTATTGCCACAGTAAAGGTTTCAGATAACGCTTTGTGGTAGACATGTGGAGGGCGTTTTAAAAATTGATGCATATCACAGACGAAAGGTATTTCCTATTTTATTTTCCATAGCAATATAGACGTATCTTTTTAGAATGTTTTAGTAAGGTTCATCATCGTTTAATCGTtgtgtttttaaagaaatagaGTAGAGTGACTGATACATTGTGAACGAtgtgttttgtgaatatattttaatcggCAAACTCAGGCAAACCATAGTTAGCGGCTGTAAAGGGGGGTAAAAtgaattgtcctcctgagagggcacgtaagtcccaaaacattctaaGTCAGTTCAGTTCTACACACcattttaatcgtagaatatttattgtttcattacGCTAAATACCTCTACAATCGCCAAAGGATGACGGGATGGTACAAATCATGCTAGGTAACCAAAgtactataagtccccatggtccctagagtggtgatctacctcAGTTATTGACGATCCTCAGCCTTCCTTTATATCATATTTTCCTCATTTGCAAACGTATTTTAGATATATATGCTAGTTTAATTTCTTGTTACTATGACATACTAGTTTTTTACCATATACTTTTAATTACTGCGTGTATAGTTAATTGTTCCCGTCATGCTATGGCTCAAATATTGCCAGTGATAaactgtaactcactcactatttcctATTTCCCTGTTTACAGTTCGTCCACTATCGTTTAGACCTGAATGTTTTCAGGAACCCAAATAACTATTGAATTTCCAATTAAATTCTAGGTTTATGACAAAGCAGAGTTCCGTGAATTTTATGTAGTTACATTATTCAGTGAGTTCGAAAGTTAAATTGGAAACATACCTGCAATTCACTGAAAGTAATCCAAAATAATTTGTTGTGATAATTATGGgctttttgaaatgttttaaatatctaCAATCAGAACACCACAGACTTCTATTTTCAAAAAACACCCCCAGTGCCACTGTTCAGAAATTATATCGATCGCAATACGAGGGATACTCGTCAGATGTAAAAGACTTTGCATTGGATCTTACCATTTTCCTGCTTTTAAGCCCCCCCAAAATACTGTATACACAGGTGCTTGTTTTCAAATTCGGCTACAAACTGACGTCATTGTGTCATTATCATATAACATCCACAGATGACAAAGAAAATGTCCCTGGGGAGTCTCATCAACACATAGGTTCCAAGCAGGAAACATTTCTGAACAGCCCTCTTCACGATGCCTGCATGAATGGGAACTTGACTCGAGTCATACGCATCCTGTCCGAGGGTCTGATCGACGTCGACAGGAGAGAGGGGAATCACGGGAAAACACCACTCATGGTGGCAGCACAGCTGGGAGATTGCAGAATATTTCGCTTTCTTATTAGGAAAGGGGCTAACAAGTCACAAGTGGATAATGATGGTAATAACATCCTTCACTGGGCCTGCAAGGGtggacatgtgggtatggaggAGTGTATACTCCCACATTAtcgcattaacattaacaataaAAAGGTAACCCCACTTGTACAAGCTGCATTTCGGGGATACAGAGACGTTTGTGAGTTCCTCGCGTGTATGGGTGCTAACGTGTCACAAGTTGATGATGACGGAGACAGCATCCTTCACTGGGCCTGCAAAGGGGGATACCTCGGTATGGTGAAGTATCTCCTTTCACTATGCAATCTTGATATTAACTGTCAGGGGAAAGGTGGTAATACACCTTTGATGTACGCTGTATTGTGGAGACGTAAAGACATTTGTGAGTTCCTCATGAGTATGGGAGCCAATATGTCACAAGTTAATGATAACAACAACAACGTCCTGCACATTGCCAGTATGTTGGAACGATTAGACGTGATGAAGAGTCTTCTGTTACAAGGCAGTGTTGATATTAATAGCAGGGGAATGCACGGAAAGACAGCATTGATGAATGCAGCGTATCATGgcaaaagaaaaatgtttgaTCTACTAGTGAGTCAAGGTAGTATGACTAACTTAGTGGATGACGACGGTCACACCATCCTTCATCTGGCCTCTCTAGGTGGGCATGTAGAGATGGTGAAGTACATCCTCTCGCAGAACATGACCGACATTAACGCTCGAGACAAGGATGGGAAAACAGCAGCCATGATAGCAAAGTTACGTATTTAATTTCACGGGAATGTCTAATGAAATAATTGAAGCTTATGGGTGCATATCATGCATCGTGATATGTTAGCTCTTACCAATAGCAGCAGAATGTGACGGACACGTTTGATGACAAGAAGGTAACCAGAAATCATGTTATATCGTTTCGGTGATTTCGGATTTGGGGTGAGAAGGGATTGAGGTGGGGGTTTTGGGGAGTTTTCGTGTTTTCCGTTTTCCGTTACTCCCCATcagttattttttaaatttttcttTGAGCACGTAGCGCAGGATAATGTGTTGCCGATACAGTCAGCGGGGAACATGTAACCGATATTGATCACACTTTAGTATAGTCTTAGTTGTTGCTTTCTGCCAGATGTGAAGGATTTCGTGCTGTTAATATCACACATGTAACATGATGACGGCTAAATATCTTGAAAGCAACAAATAACTGTTCGAATCCCACAGCTGTCGCATGTGGAAATCCCAGCATCCACAGACCTATCAGCTATGACATCACAGTGCAGACATATTCTACGTTTTACTACTTTTTGGTACATTCAGCATGCTAATAGTGTTATTCTCTTTGTAAAACAGACGGAACATAGTGTATTAAGTTGCTTGGGGTGTCCTACATCCTTTCTTGCAGACCAAATCCTCCCAAGATCGCCCAAGGATCGACTGTCCAAGAGTGTCCATCCAAACCCATGGCTGCACATTTGCGTCATCATCTTGCCACAGCCGTGGAGACGGCACAACGCATCCCTGAATTTCTGGGTAAACTGTCAGAAATCGACTGCGCGAAGTAGGCATTAGACATTAGTCCCAAGTTGAACTTTCACCATAAATTCATAaaactacatctatttacaaaacatatcgaTCAGAATTTGTCAATCAATTATGGCTGATTATCATAAActgataattaaaaaaaaagatCCTTCGTTGATTTGACAAGAAATATCTTCGTGTAACAGtttgcttaattgcttacaatTTACTGATGcttacttgggtgtcccactgctTTTGCCtctgataatgaatataaagTTCTGATAAGATCGTACAATCACAATatggaacaagaagtggtgtcacaggtttGTTAAGTGTTTCCTCACCAGCAAACTCGGACACTGACTTGATAACAAACAGAGGATGGCGTCGTACTAACCAGTAGCAATGTCGCTATATAATTCAATCATTTGAATTAAAGGTGGAAGTTTGCAAGAAATGTTTAGGACAGatctgttatccggtaatcttgAAGTTTTTGTTCTGTATATAACGAAAGTGGCTCGTGCTACCCCGATGCCTTCCTTGGATCATGTGTAAATAAGGAATTGTATGTGTTTACTTTTGAAATGATTAAATTCTTCTTTACGTTGTAATGCGTTGGTTTCGGACAGTTAAAATGTGGCTAATGCTAGGTCGACTTTTGGCCTAAACAATTGCTTAGGAGGAGAGGAAAGAAAGTGAGAAGCAGCTATATTTCAGCACAATCCCAGCATCAGAAATACTTGGTTGAATTCTTAGCCCTATAAGCGGAACAAGAGACGATTtcctgcagtaaaaatagagtgagtgagtgagttgagttttacaatattccagctatatggcggcggtctgtaaataatcgagtctggaccagacaatccagtgatcgacaacatgaacatcgatctgtgcaattgggaaccgatgacatgtgtcaaccaagtcagcgaacctgaccacctgatcccgttagtcgcctcttacaaacgGGGACCGTCACGGGTCAGTAAAAATAGAGGGGATTGGAGGTCAGTTGTATGCATGGTTAGATTCGCTAGAATATTTTCTACGGCGTCgtgtaagagatggctcatcagacTCAATGTTGAGACTATCAACATATGAAGTTATAAAGGACCACAGATAaagtggtggacagaatctaatagttttaaggtACTTTCACGTGCGTCACTATAGTCAAGTTTAGATTGAATTAATGATCTACATAGCtgtaggagggtagtttgatccccttcccaATTTAAAACTCAGCGACATGAGAATAGTGATTATTGGAGCTAAAATTTAAAACCACCTCGTTAGTATCTCAGCAATAtcttgacgagaacattttatttattaatattAACATCAATGAATTTAGAAGATAGAAGGACTTAAAAACTACTAGCGTGTCACGGCTCTTAACTTAAAACTAATATGCTATCACGAAAAGATAGAGACAAACAGACTCCAGTACGATATGGAACCTGTAAATCACCAGCGACTTAAATCTGATAAtaatactagggaccatggggacttacagcactTACGGATTCATATTAAGTCTTCAACAGCTGGCCATTTAGCTAAATTAAGCggaaattaaaatgacaaaaatactccGTTTAGAAAATCTGGTAAATTCATATTGTCACGAGAATTGATCTAGGCACTTGCATTACGATGACAAAGTGAGTGgaattacactaaccatggcttatgaaatcccaacaaaaaaatccaaaacgtccacttgatattgaccctgttgatactgaccagaGATCGTCTGCAACGATTGAGtgttggccgcgtttcattgcgattgagactcctgacaagacaccgttaaagctgaacccctttgctgtatccagtggtattcaaggtattgctggggatgttaaaaacattggacgcttacgttcgggtgcgctgctaGTCGAATGAGGAAAAAggcaacaatcaaccaacctgatgaacattaattcccgtcacggtctctgctcacaaaaccttgaacacgagtaaagatATCATTGGAGatcgagatcgattgtttgatgatatgtcggaccttgatatagtatcagaaatgaaggatcaatgTGTGCTCTATGTTAAGCGCTTTTCAAcacggagaaacaacgaaagcatcaaaacaaatacgtacctgtttactttttcatctccaaatgcacccaaatcagtgaaggcaggctactgtaacattccagttgatacctacattcccaacccgctcaggtgttttaaatgccagaaatatggacacggtgtaaatacttgcacattgtcttttgtgtgtgctctctacgtcaagcgcttttcaaggAGTCAAACcaaagagatctgaccttccagaaagttatcCTACAAAAGCAAAAACATCACTTGTGTACAGCTCTAAAATTAAAAAATCATCCGccagctgccaaactaccttgacttgggtcagttgtgACTCTCGACAGCGTTTGTACcgtgctatatcatctcagactgactaatcacttcaaaacagtacaccaaagtcttcttctgatcacaaatcatcatcatctcattcAAAcccaaagtctcaatcgacagctgatagtcaaaaaacggtgaaaagtaaacctaaccccaagcctgatgcttcaaaacaacaaagtggcagagtccgaaaagggtcacaaaatagaagtCAGTTGTACATcaagtatgggtctcttgaagacatggacgtatcttaaaacgtccattctagggcacatagcttctcgtcctccaaaagagtgcggggtagatccccaataaatccccccaaaagaaagtttattccaataatattgtacagtggaactgtagaggattgaggacatgaattacagctattagtccaagattttgcaccttcagcgatatgcctccaagagacatatttaaaacaaacagatacatttgaccttcgccatTTTAATGCGTATCACtgcttttcacctccgggtgatagggccactggcggatcatccattcttgtcagacaaaatgttatccatagccctgtttcacttattactaatatgcaggctgttgcagtgagaattactttacacgTAGCGTTCACACTATACTGTCTCTATATCTATCCGTCTTCGACttttcacaaaaccgatcttcaagctctatatgaccaactcccgaagccctgtattataatgggagatttaaatggtcacaacccactctggggcagtgtaaatacaaaccctaaaggtaaattgttggaggacttttgttctgacaacgatgtatgtatttatgatgatggttccaacacatatttacatcctggtacagggactcaTTCTGTTtacgacttgtcattgacaaattcataactactaaatgaattcgaatggtcagtccacgatgacctctgtggaagtgaccattttcctactatactaaaatctgtaacttcatctcatgttcctccatcatcaaggcggaattttaaaaaggctaactgggctttatacgaaacactgtgtgctgaaaaaattAAAGCTGAACGTTTTAtggacgttcctgatgctaatAAATGCTTATccgatgaactgaattccatagctgatgagtgtataccaaattcctc encodes the following:
- the LOC137255282 gene encoding kinase D-interacting substrate of 220 kDa-like, with amino-acid sequence MNGNLTRVIRILSEGLIDVDRREGNHGKTPLMVAAQLGDCRIFRFLIRKGANKSQVDNDGNNILHWACKGGHVGMEECILPHYRININNKKVTPLVQAAFRGYRDVCEFLACMGANVSQVDDDGDSILHWACKGGYLGMVKYLLSLCNLDINCQGKGGNTPLMYAVLWRRKDICEFLMSMGANMSQVNDNNNNVLHIASMLERLDVMKSLLLQGSVDINSRGMHGKTALMNAAYHGKRKMFDLLVSQGSMTNLVDDDGHTILHLASLGGHVEMVKYILSQNMTDINARDKDGKTAAMIAKLRI